A genomic segment from Alistipes senegalensis JC50 encodes:
- a CDS encoding 4Fe-4S binding protein produces the protein MKPETIHTVVFSPTGTSKKIAAAVARAIASATGTAASVPLKTIDLTHSAGQPATLPADTVAVIAAPVYGGRVAPTAVKRFETLRGEGTPAVVIAVYGNRAFEKAVAELAGLASRQGFVPVAAGAFVGEHSYSTPETPVAAGRPDTQDLAEAEAFGAAVREKLAAGNLTPVDAAGLKDVRTPLLPMLRFIRFVLGYRRRQRKNPVVYLPAGNADLCTRCGRCAAICPTQAIARGDETHTDPARCIRCCACVKGCPVGARSFHTPFAAALARNFTRRKPPVTRL, from the coding sequence ATGAAACCCGAAACCATCCATACCGTCGTCTTTTCGCCGACGGGAACCTCGAAAAAAATCGCCGCGGCCGTGGCCCGGGCCATCGCCTCCGCGACCGGAACCGCCGCATCCGTCCCGCTGAAAACCATCGACCTGACGCACTCGGCCGGGCAACCCGCAACGCTCCCCGCCGACACCGTGGCCGTGATCGCCGCCCCGGTTTACGGGGGCCGCGTCGCCCCAACGGCCGTGAAACGCTTTGAAACGCTCCGGGGCGAAGGCACTCCCGCTGTCGTCATCGCCGTCTACGGCAACCGGGCATTCGAAAAAGCCGTCGCGGAGTTGGCCGGACTGGCCTCGCGGCAGGGATTCGTCCCGGTGGCTGCCGGGGCTTTCGTCGGGGAGCATTCGTACAGCACCCCCGAAACGCCCGTCGCCGCGGGACGCCCCGATACGCAGGACCTCGCAGAGGCCGAGGCGTTCGGCGCCGCAGTGCGCGAAAAACTCGCCGCCGGAAACCTCACGCCGGTCGATGCCGCCGGGCTGAAAGACGTGCGGACACCGCTGCTGCCGATGCTGCGGTTCATCCGCTTCGTGCTGGGCTACCGCCGCCGGCAGCGGAAAAATCCCGTCGTCTATCTGCCCGCAGGCAATGCCGACCTCTGCACCCGCTGCGGCCGCTGTGCGGCGATCTGTCCCACGCAGGCCATCGCCCGCGGCGACGAAACGCACACCGATCCGGCGCGCTGCATCCGCTGCTGCGCCTGCGTCAAGGGATGCCCGGTCGGGGCGCGGAGTTTCCACACCCCCTTCGCCGCAGCCCTCGCACGCAATTTCACCCGACGCAAACCGCCCGTAACCCGCTTATAG
- a CDS encoding nitroreductase family protein has translation MKTKLFACAALLLAACGGAPSAQKAAESRTEVKHGPEIVLSAPDTVGGATVGQALAARRSWREYSADPLTLEELSGVMWAAAGINRPDQGRLTAPSALALYPIRVYAFFAEGAYAYDARAHKLVRVAEGDLRKLAGMQDFVFKAPLNLVYVADLSVYDGKNIPVEHVRYLCGQDAAGYAENANLYTAGHGLRSITRGSLPEAELMAALGLDPSRCFAALAQTVGK, from the coding sequence ATGAAAACGAAACTGTTTGCCTGTGCCGCGCTGCTGCTGGCGGCGTGCGGAGGCGCCCCGTCGGCCCAAAAGGCCGCGGAGAGCCGGACCGAAGTGAAACACGGCCCCGAGATCGTCCTTTCGGCCCCCGATACGGTGGGCGGAGCGACCGTCGGTCAGGCGTTGGCCGCCCGTCGTTCGTGGCGCGAGTACAGCGCCGATCCGCTGACGCTCGAGGAGCTTTCGGGCGTGATGTGGGCCGCCGCCGGCATCAACCGTCCGGACCAGGGGCGCCTGACGGCTCCTTCGGCGCTGGCGCTCTATCCGATCCGCGTCTACGCCTTCTTCGCCGAGGGCGCGTATGCCTACGATGCCCGGGCGCACAAACTCGTGCGCGTCGCCGAGGGCGATCTCCGCAAACTGGCCGGAATGCAGGATTTCGTCTTCAAGGCGCCCCTGAATCTGGTCTATGTCGCCGACCTTTCGGTCTACGACGGGAAGAACATTCCGGTGGAGCACGTCCGCTACCTCTGCGGGCAGGATGCCGCGGGGTATGCTGAGAACGCCAATCTGTACACGGCGGGCCACGGTCTGCGTTCGATCACGCGCGGCAGCCTTCCCGAAGCGGAGCTGATGGCCGCCCTCGGGCTCGATCCGTCGCGCTGCTTCGCGGCGCTGGCCCAGACCGTCGGCAAATAG
- a CDS encoding NUDIX hydrolase produces MENPKNRKWKVLTSEYLAREPWFTVRHESLELPDGRRIPDYYVLEYPDWINVIAITRDGRFVFIDQYRHGLGETSYEIPAGVSEPSDGSMLAAAQRELAEETGYGGGEWRLLMTVSANPATQNNLTHCFLATGVGRIGEQHLDPTEDLRVHLLTRAEVLELLRTDRIRQALMTAPLWRYFAENPAPPEEPREE; encoded by the coding sequence ATGGAAAATCCGAAAAACCGCAAGTGGAAAGTCCTCACGAGCGAATACCTCGCGCGCGAACCGTGGTTCACGGTCCGCCACGAGAGCCTCGAACTGCCCGACGGACGCCGCATTCCCGACTATTACGTCCTCGAATACCCCGACTGGATCAACGTCATCGCCATCACGCGCGACGGACGCTTCGTCTTCATCGACCAATACCGCCACGGCCTCGGGGAGACCTCCTACGAGATACCCGCCGGCGTGTCGGAACCCTCCGACGGGTCAATGCTCGCCGCGGCACAGCGCGAACTGGCCGAAGAGACGGGCTACGGCGGCGGCGAATGGCGGCTGCTCATGACCGTCTCGGCCAACCCCGCGACACAGAACAACCTCACCCACTGCTTCCTCGCCACGGGGGTCGGGCGGATCGGCGAACAGCACCTCGACCCGACGGAGGACCTGCGCGTGCATCTCCTGACGCGCGCGGAGGTGCTGGAGCTGCTGCGCACCGACCGCATCCGGCAGGCCCTGATGACCGCGCCGCTGTGGCGATACTTCGCCGAAAACCCCGCTCCGCCCGAAGAACCCCGGGAGGAGTGA
- a CDS encoding serine dehydratase subunit alpha family protein, giving the protein MLSLSERRRIIDLINREVVPAIGCTEPIAVALCTARAAETLGAGPERIAVRLSANILKNAMGVGIPGTGMIGLPIAVALGALIGRSEYRLEVLRDVTPEAVERGREMIGRRCISIGLKEGVCEKLYIEAEVEAAGHRAVAVIAGGHTDFVFVSRDGEVLFDKRTPAGCDEEAGEVPLTLARVWDFAMTSPVDELRFILETRRLNMAAAERSLAREYGHCVGRTLRCDRERKVMGDSLFTRILSYTSAACDARMAGAMIPVMSNSGSGNQGIAATLPVAVYADEVHASEEQTIRALALSHLTVIYIKQSLGRLSALCGCVVAATGSSCGITYLMGGGYEQAAAAVKNMIANLTGMICDGAKPSCAMKLTSGVSTAVLSAMMAMDGRCVSSVEGIIEEDVDRCIRNLTAIGREGMDETDRLVLRIMTNKC; this is encoded by the coding sequence ATGCTGTCTTTATCCGAACGACGCAGAATCATAGATCTCATCAACCGCGAGGTGGTGCCCGCCATCGGGTGCACCGAGCCGATCGCCGTGGCGTTGTGTACGGCGCGCGCCGCGGAGACGCTGGGCGCCGGGCCCGAAAGGATCGCCGTGCGCCTGAGCGCCAACATCCTCAAGAACGCTATGGGCGTCGGGATTCCCGGAACGGGGATGATCGGACTGCCGATCGCCGTGGCTCTCGGGGCTTTGATCGGCCGTTCGGAATACCGGCTGGAGGTGTTGCGCGACGTGACGCCGGAGGCCGTGGAACGCGGCCGGGAGATGATCGGCCGGCGGTGCATCTCGATCGGATTGAAAGAGGGCGTCTGCGAAAAGCTCTACATCGAGGCGGAGGTCGAAGCCGCCGGGCATCGGGCCGTGGCGGTCATTGCCGGCGGGCATACGGATTTCGTCTTCGTGAGCCGCGACGGCGAGGTGTTGTTCGACAAGCGGACCCCGGCGGGGTGCGACGAGGAGGCGGGGGAGGTGCCCCTGACCCTGGCCCGGGTGTGGGATTTCGCCATGACTTCGCCCGTGGACGAACTGCGCTTCATCCTCGAAACCCGCCGCCTGAACATGGCCGCCGCCGAGCGGTCGCTGGCCAGGGAGTACGGCCACTGCGTGGGCCGCACGCTGCGCTGCGACCGGGAGCGGAAGGTGATGGGCGACAGCCTCTTCACGCGGATTCTCTCCTACACCTCGGCGGCCTGCGACGCCCGGATGGCCGGGGCGATGATTCCCGTGATGAGCAACTCGGGCAGCGGCAATCAGGGCATCGCCGCGACGCTTCCCGTGGCGGTCTATGCCGACGAAGTGCATGCCTCGGAGGAGCAGACGATCCGGGCGCTGGCGCTGAGCCACCTGACGGTGATTTATATCAAGCAGAGCCTCGGACGGCTGTCGGCCCTGTGCGGCTGCGTGGTGGCGGCGACGGGTTCGAGCTGCGGCATCACCTACCTGATGGGCGGCGGTTACGAACAGGCGGCCGCAGCGGTGAAGAACATGATCGCCAACCTGACGGGGATGATCTGCGACGGCGCCAAACCCAGCTGTGCGATGAAACTCACGAGCGGCGTCTCGACGGCCGTGCTCTCGGCGATGATGGCTATGGACGGCCGCTGTGTCAGTTCCGTCGAGGGCATCATCGAGGAGGATGTGGACCGCTGCATCCGCAATCTGACGGCCATCGGCCGCGAGGGCATGGACGAGACCGACCGGCTCGTGCTCCGGATAATGACCAACAAATGCTGA
- a CDS encoding histidine-type phosphatase — translation MLIMRYFTLKTRLLALSLLAAICAAAQPTPAEFAAHPERSAGIYRSYEYLPGPAAPVPAGYEPFYISHYGRHGSRYHSSEKAYDRPLGVLLQASEAGKLTPKGQEVLAKVEALAADAYLRYGDLSPRGTAEHRGIAERMYAAWPEVFSTDGGRVCRVESRSTLVPRCILSMAAFNERLKELNPAITTTRDASGRYLDYMARGNSLVLARKAVAAVADSLSRARLNPDRLVRSLVTDPRAVAEPLELMQDLYMLASIVQDVSHLGIEPFYDIFTDEELYSLWECENALRYMQMGPSARFGDPIVADAGALLRNIVETADEVVRGESDLSASLRFGHDTCITPLLALLGVEGASTRVESLDDVATVWNAQTVTPMGTNIQFVFFRNPATGDVRVRVLHNERDARLPIPGGPYYPWKELKKHCESLYFTSDSPAPDAD, via the coding sequence ATGCTGATTATGAGATACTTTACCCTGAAAACCCGGCTGCTGGCGTTGTCGCTGCTGGCCGCGATCTGCGCTGCGGCGCAGCCCACCCCTGCCGAGTTCGCCGCACATCCCGAACGCTCGGCGGGCATCTACCGCTCCTACGAATACCTGCCCGGTCCCGCGGCGCCGGTTCCCGCGGGCTACGAACCTTTCTACATCAGCCATTACGGCCGTCACGGCAGCCGTTACCACTCCTCGGAGAAGGCGTACGACCGGCCCCTCGGCGTCCTGCTGCAAGCCTCCGAGGCCGGCAAACTGACACCTAAGGGACAGGAGGTCTTGGCGAAGGTCGAGGCGCTGGCCGCAGATGCGTACCTGCGTTACGGGGACCTTTCGCCCCGCGGAACGGCCGAGCACCGGGGCATTGCCGAGCGCATGTATGCGGCCTGGCCCGAGGTCTTCTCGACCGACGGCGGCCGCGTGTGCCGCGTCGAGAGCCGTTCGACGCTCGTGCCGCGCTGCATCCTGAGCATGGCGGCCTTCAACGAACGCCTCAAAGAGCTGAATCCGGCGATCACGACCACCCGCGATGCGAGCGGCCGTTATCTCGACTATATGGCGCGGGGGAATTCGCTGGTGCTTGCCCGCAAGGCGGTTGCGGCGGTCGCCGACAGCCTGAGCCGTGCGCGGCTGAACCCCGACCGTCTGGTGCGGTCGCTGGTCACCGATCCCCGGGCGGTCGCCGAGCCGCTGGAGCTGATGCAGGATCTTTACATGCTCGCCAGCATCGTTCAGGACGTTAGCCACCTGGGCATCGAACCCTTCTACGACATCTTTACCGACGAGGAGCTCTACTCGCTCTGGGAGTGCGAGAACGCCCTTCGCTATATGCAGATGGGGCCCTCGGCCCGCTTCGGGGACCCGATCGTCGCCGATGCCGGGGCGCTGCTGCGCAACATCGTCGAGACGGCCGACGAGGTCGTCCGGGGTGAGTCGGACCTCTCGGCTTCGCTGCGCTTCGGGCACGACACCTGCATAACGCCGCTGCTGGCCCTGCTGGGCGTCGAGGGTGCTTCGACGCGCGTGGAGTCGCTCGACGACGTTGCCACAGTGTGGAATGCCCAGACCGTGACGCCGATGGGCACCAACATCCAGTTCGTCTTCTTCCGCAATCCCGCGACGGGCGATGTGCGGGTCCGTGTGCTGCACAACGAGCGCGACGCCCGGCTGCCGATCCCCGGAGGTCCCTATTATCCGTGGAAGGAGTTGAAAAAGCATTGCGAATCGCTCTATTTTACGAGTGATTCTCCGGCTCCGGACGCCGATTGA
- a CDS encoding 3-deoxy-D-manno-octulosonic acid transferase: protein MWFYNFGLLLYVWAIRLVAPRHQKARLWLEGRKDLFRRMREAIDPSARIVWVHVASLGEFEQGRPIIEQIRKTRPEYKILVTFFSPSGYEIRKNYKGADYIFYLPLDTPRNARRFLDIARPEIAIFVKYEYWLNLLRELRRRKVRTYVVSAIFRRNSVFFRPYGGMWRQALESFDVMFVQNEESKKLLATLGFDNVLVAGDTRFDRVAEIARTAKQIDVIERFKADDRLFVAGSTWEPDEELLIRLINDNPCVKFVVAPHEMDEGRIAHLMSEVKGGALRYTQCTPRTSYGSRQVLILDTVGILASVYGYATWSYIGGGFGVGIHNTLEAATFGLPVAFGPNYQKFKEARDLVTLGAARSVTDYEQLRAWFVPLRDNEEFLQKTSRIAKDYTTRHQGATDIIVKTIFH from the coding sequence ATGTGGTTCTATAATTTCGGTCTGCTTCTCTATGTATGGGCCATACGCCTCGTAGCGCCGCGTCATCAGAAGGCCCGGCTCTGGCTCGAAGGCCGCAAAGACCTTTTCCGCCGCATGCGGGAAGCAATCGACCCCTCCGCCCGGATCGTCTGGGTGCATGTCGCCTCGCTCGGGGAGTTCGAGCAGGGACGCCCCATCATCGAACAGATCCGCAAGACCCGTCCCGAATACAAGATCCTCGTCACCTTCTTCTCGCCCTCGGGCTACGAGATCCGCAAGAACTACAAGGGCGCCGACTACATCTTCTACCTGCCGCTCGACACGCCGCGCAACGCCCGCCGGTTCCTCGACATCGCCCGTCCCGAAATCGCAATCTTCGTCAAATACGAATACTGGCTCAACCTGCTGCGCGAACTGCGCCGCCGCAAGGTCCGCACCTACGTCGTGTCGGCCATCTTCCGGCGCAATTCGGTCTTCTTCCGCCCCTACGGCGGCATGTGGCGGCAGGCGCTGGAGTCGTTCGACGTGATGTTCGTGCAGAACGAGGAGTCGAAAAAACTACTGGCGACGCTCGGATTCGACAACGTGCTGGTGGCCGGCGACACGCGTTTCGACCGCGTCGCCGAGATCGCCCGGACGGCCAAGCAGATAGATGTCATCGAACGCTTCAAGGCCGACGACCGGCTGTTCGTCGCAGGCTCCACGTGGGAGCCCGACGAAGAGCTGCTGATCCGGCTTATCAACGACAATCCCTGCGTGAAATTCGTCGTCGCGCCTCATGAGATGGACGAGGGGCGCATCGCGCACCTGATGTCCGAGGTCAAGGGCGGCGCGCTGCGCTACACGCAATGCACGCCCCGCACCTCGTACGGGTCGCGCCAGGTGCTGATCCTCGACACCGTGGGCATCCTCGCATCGGTCTACGGCTACGCCACATGGAGCTACATCGGCGGCGGATTCGGCGTCGGCATCCACAATACGCTCGAAGCCGCGACGTTCGGCCTTCCGGTGGCATTCGGCCCCAACTACCAGAAATTCAAGGAGGCCCGCGATCTGGTGACGCTCGGCGCGGCGCGTTCGGTCACCGACTACGAGCAGCTGCGGGCGTGGTTCGTCCCCCTGCGCGACAACGAAGAGTTCCTCCAGAAGACCAGCCGCATCGCCAAGGACTACACCACGCGCCATCAGGGTGCGACGGACATCATCGTCAAGACGATCTTCCACTGA
- a CDS encoding YraN family protein produces MTTTAETGQAGERAATEHLRREGYDIRALNWRQGRYELDIVALKEGVLHFVEVKTRRAGSLTPPEAAATQRKFRALSRAAECYLRTTGWEGEVQFDLAAAEAFPDGTIRVELIENALEYNW; encoded by the coding sequence TTGACGACGACGGCCGAAACGGGACAGGCCGGCGAGCGGGCCGCGACCGAACACCTCCGCCGCGAGGGGTACGACATCCGCGCCCTCAACTGGCGGCAGGGCCGCTACGAACTGGACATCGTGGCCCTGAAAGAGGGCGTGCTGCACTTCGTGGAGGTCAAAACCCGTCGGGCGGGATCGCTCACGCCGCCCGAAGCGGCCGCCACGCAGCGGAAATTCCGGGCCCTGAGCCGCGCCGCCGAATGCTACCTGCGCACGACGGGCTGGGAGGGCGAAGTGCAGTTCGACCTGGCTGCGGCCGAGGCGTTTCCCGACGGAACGATCCGCGTCGAGCTGATCGAAAATGCGCTGGAATACAACTGGTAA
- a CDS encoding prephenate dehydrogenase: MKVLIAGMGLIGGSFALALRDHELAEEILGVENSEEHAAEALQLGLADRMVTFEEGVAEADLVVLATPADTIPLMAVKALNRVNDKQVVMDMGSIKSELCEVISMHAHRGRFVAAHPMWGTEYSGPKAAQRGAFTGRSVVLCDTVRSDKDALAVVERIFRTLGCPAVYMDPEEHDLHAAYVSHISHVTSFALALTVLEKEREERHIFDLAGGGFESTVRLAKSSAATWVPILLQNKYNVLDVLREHIHQLQIMRRMLERDDAEGLKNAMERANTIQRIIH, from the coding sequence ATGAAAGTACTGATTGCGGGCATGGGCCTCATCGGAGGCTCGTTCGCCCTGGCCCTGCGCGACCACGAACTCGCGGAGGAGATACTCGGGGTGGAGAACTCCGAAGAACACGCCGCCGAAGCCCTGCAACTGGGGCTGGCGGACCGCATGGTGACGTTCGAAGAGGGCGTCGCCGAGGCGGACCTCGTGGTGCTGGCCACCCCCGCCGACACCATTCCGCTGATGGCCGTCAAGGCCCTCAACCGCGTGAACGACAAGCAGGTGGTGATGGACATGGGTTCGATCAAAAGCGAGCTGTGCGAGGTGATCTCGATGCACGCGCACCGCGGGCGCTTCGTCGCCGCACACCCGATGTGGGGCACGGAGTACAGCGGCCCGAAAGCCGCTCAGCGGGGCGCCTTCACGGGGCGCAGCGTCGTGCTGTGCGACACCGTCCGCAGCGACAAGGACGCGCTGGCGGTCGTCGAGCGGATCTTCCGCACGCTGGGTTGCCCGGCAGTCTACATGGACCCCGAGGAACACGACCTGCACGCAGCCTACGTCTCGCACATCTCGCACGTCACGTCGTTCGCGCTGGCCCTCACGGTGCTCGAAAAGGAGCGCGAGGAGCGCCACATCTTCGACCTGGCGGGCGGCGGTTTCGAGAGCACGGTGCGTCTGGCCAAGAGTTCCGCGGCGACGTGGGTGCCGATCCTGCTGCAAAACAAGTACAACGTGCTGGATGTCCTGCGCGAGCACATCCACCAGTTGCAGATCATGCGCCGGATGCTCGAACGCGACGACGCCGAGGGGCTGAAAAACGCCATGGAGCGCGCCAACACCATTCAACGCATCATCCATTGA
- the pepE gene encoding dipeptidase PepE, with the protein MKLLLISNSTNAGEEYLRYPLPEIGRFLDGVREAVFVPYAAVTFSYAEYEKKVQARFAELGIRVRSVHRAKDPAALIRTAEAVCVGGGNTFALAKKMQQQGLMKAILRKIKAGTPYVGWSAGSNVCCPTICTTNDMPIVEPESFGAIGAVKFQINPHYLDANPAGHAGETRDQRILEYIEANPRRWVAGLREGCMLRLENGKLELIGKRPMRMFRKGVETFEVEPGGDLSFLL; encoded by the coding sequence ATGAAATTGCTTCTGATCTCGAATTCGACCAATGCCGGCGAAGAATATCTGCGTTATCCGCTGCCCGAAATAGGCCGGTTTCTCGACGGGGTGCGCGAAGCGGTCTTCGTGCCCTATGCCGCGGTCACCTTCTCCTACGCCGAATACGAGAAGAAGGTGCAGGCGCGTTTCGCCGAACTCGGCATCCGCGTCCGCTCGGTCCACCGGGCCAAAGACCCCGCCGCGCTGATCCGCACGGCCGAAGCCGTCTGCGTGGGCGGCGGCAACACCTTCGCCCTGGCCAAAAAGATGCAGCAGCAGGGGCTGATGAAGGCCATCCTCCGCAAAATCAAGGCCGGAACCCCCTACGTAGGATGGTCCGCCGGCAGCAACGTCTGCTGTCCGACGATCTGCACCACCAACGATATGCCCATCGTGGAGCCCGAATCGTTCGGGGCCATCGGGGCCGTGAAGTTCCAGATCAACCCCCACTACCTCGACGCCAACCCCGCGGGACACGCGGGCGAGACGCGCGATCAGCGCATTCTGGAGTACATCGAGGCCAATCCGCGCCGCTGGGTGGCCGGACTGCGCGAAGGGTGCATGCTGCGGCTGGAGAACGGGAAACTGGAGCTGATCGGCAAACGCCCGATGCGGATGTTCCGCAAGGGTGTCGAAACGTTCGAGGTCGAACCCGGCGGCGATCTCTCTTTTTTATTATAA
- a CDS encoding acyl carrier protein — protein sequence MSEVQSKVVEIIVDKLGVKESEVVPEASFTNHLGADSLDTVELIMEFEKAFDIQIPDEDAEKIATVGDAIKYIEEHKK from the coding sequence ATGTCAGAAGTTCAATCAAAAGTTGTCGAGATCATCGTCGACAAACTGGGTGTCAAGGAGTCGGAGGTAGTACCCGAAGCAAGCTTCACCAACCACCTGGGCGCAGACTCGCTCGACACCGTAGAGCTGATCATGGAGTTCGAGAAGGCTTTCGATATCCAGATCCCGGATGAGGACGCTGAGAAGATCGCTACCGTAGGTGACGCCATCAAGTACATCGAGGAGCACAAGAAATAA
- the fabF gene encoding beta-ketoacyl-ACP synthase II, translating into MTGRRVVVTGIGTINPLGNNIEEFFSNLEKGVSGAAPITHFNAEKFKTQFACEVKNYDPAQYFDRKEVRKYDLFTQYALIAATQAVEDSALDLDKVDKEQVGVIWSSGIGGIKSFFDECLGWAAGDGTPRFSPFFIPRMISDIAAGFISMKYGFMGPNYCTVSACASSNHGIMAAFDAIRYGKADVMVAGGSEAAVNEPSVGGFNSMQALSTRNDDPQHASRPFDKDRDGFVIGEGAGALILEEYEHAKARGAKIYCEVVGGGASADAYHFTAPHPEGKGAMKAMRDAIKDAGIKPEDIDYVNVHGTSTPAGDIPELKAVAGVLGEHVYDVNISSTKSMTGHLLGAAGAVEALACIFAMTHGVVPPTINCENLDPGIDPKLNLTLNKAQKRDVKCALSNTFGFGGHNSTIIFRKL; encoded by the coding sequence ATGACGGGAAGAAGAGTAGTTGTTACGGGCATCGGTACGATCAACCCGCTCGGTAATAATATAGAGGAGTTTTTTTCGAATCTGGAGAAGGGAGTCAGCGGTGCCGCACCGATTACTCATTTCAATGCCGAAAAGTTTAAGACCCAATTCGCTTGTGAAGTAAAGAATTACGACCCGGCTCAGTATTTCGACCGCAAGGAGGTTCGCAAATACGACCTGTTCACCCAGTATGCCCTGATCGCCGCCACGCAGGCCGTGGAGGATTCGGCCCTCGATCTCGACAAGGTCGATAAGGAGCAGGTGGGTGTCATTTGGAGCTCGGGCATCGGAGGAATCAAATCTTTCTTCGATGAGTGTCTGGGCTGGGCCGCCGGGGACGGAACCCCGCGGTTTAGCCCATTCTTTATTCCCCGCATGATCTCCGACATCGCTGCCGGTTTCATCTCCATGAAGTACGGCTTCATGGGGCCGAACTACTGCACCGTGTCGGCCTGCGCTTCGTCGAACCACGGCATCATGGCCGCTTTCGACGCCATCCGCTACGGCAAGGCCGACGTGATGGTGGCGGGCGGTTCGGAGGCTGCGGTCAACGAGCCTTCGGTCGGCGGCTTCAACTCCATGCAGGCGCTTTCGACGCGCAACGACGATCCGCAGCACGCTTCGCGTCCTTTCGACAAGGACCGCGACGGATTCGTGATCGGCGAGGGCGCCGGGGCGCTGATCCTCGAGGAGTATGAGCACGCCAAGGCGCGCGGTGCGAAGATCTACTGCGAGGTCGTCGGCGGAGGCGCTTCGGCCGACGCCTACCACTTCACGGCTCCCCACCCCGAGGGCAAGGGTGCCATGAAGGCGATGCGCGACGCCATCAAGGACGCCGGCATCAAACCCGAGGACATCGACTATGTGAACGTGCACGGAACCTCGACCCCCGCGGGCGACATTCCCGAGCTGAAAGCCGTAGCGGGCGTTCTGGGCGAGCACGTGTACGATGTCAACATCTCCTCGACCAAGTCGATGACGGGCCACCTGCTGGGTGCCGCCGGAGCCGTCGAGGCCCTGGCCTGCATCTTTGCGATGACGCACGGCGTGGTGCCCCCCACGATCAACTGCGAGAACCTCGATCCCGGGATCGACCCGAAGCTGAACCTGACGCTCAACAAGGCGCAGAAACGCGATGTGAAATGCGCGCTGAGCAACACGTTCGGATTCGGCGGTCATAACTCGACGATCATTTTCCGCAAGCTCTAA
- the rnc gene encoding ribonuclease III produces MRPLRRNYGRDRAYYRIVDDLFGFIPHNIELYKLALIHKSASLVLEDGRSINNERLEYLGDAVIEAVTSDYLFIEYPDRDEGFMTQLRSKIVSRQSLNALAVKLGLDVHVISNGGAGISQKHIYGDAFEAMMGAVYLDQGYEFVNRLLINDIYLRFLDLEELTESETDFKSRLIEWSQKNRHRIEFRTEHDKEYASNHPVFCCTVLIDDMEVGHGAGESKKEAEQHASFSVAQYLSDEQCASLLDKVDRLRAHEKYSR; encoded by the coding sequence TTGCGTCCGCTGCGGCGGAATTACGGGCGTGACCGGGCGTATTACAGAATTGTCGATGATCTGTTCGGATTCATTCCGCACAACATCGAACTTTACAAGCTGGCTTTGATTCACAAGTCAGCTTCTTTGGTTTTGGAGGACGGCCGTTCGATCAACAATGAGCGCCTGGAGTATCTGGGCGACGCGGTGATCGAGGCCGTGACTTCGGACTATCTCTTCATCGAATACCCCGACCGCGACGAGGGGTTCATGACCCAGCTGCGGTCGAAGATCGTCTCGCGCCAGTCGCTCAATGCGTTGGCGGTGAAACTGGGGCTGGATGTCCACGTGATCTCGAACGGCGGGGCGGGCATCTCTCAGAAGCATATCTACGGCGACGCCTTCGAGGCGATGATGGGGGCGGTCTATCTGGATCAGGGGTATGAGTTCGTCAACCGCCTGCTGATCAACGATATTTACCTGCGGTTTCTGGATTTGGAGGAGCTTACCGAGTCGGAGACCGATTTCAAAAGCCGCCTGATCGAGTGGAGCCAGAAGAACCGCCACCGGATCGAGTTCCGCACGGAGCACGACAAGGAGTATGCGTCGAACCACCCGGTGTTCTGCTGTACGGTGCTGATCGACGACATGGAGGTGGGGCACGGCGCCGGGGAGTCGAAAAAGGAGGCCGAGCAGCATGCGTCGTTCTCCGTGGCGCAGTATCTGAGCGACGAACAGTGCGCTTCGCTGTTGGACAAGGTCGATCGTCTGAGAGCCCATGAAAAATATTCGCGATAA